Proteins encoded within one genomic window of Paroedura picta isolate Pp20150507F chromosome 17, Ppicta_v3.0, whole genome shotgun sequence:
- the MIEF2 gene encoding mitochondrial dynamics protein MID49, producing the protein MEAFAPKRRNSEGTGFASLVDFLLANARVVLGVSGAAVLALATLAVKRLIDRATSPPDGDGDEKAKQKSLEESWQELSSAQTAPKPPHASRREALEEPLLLPAGSGPGHDSEDALPPPETLPAEVKARLCLTLQEKLLVCYQDRASASEAVRTLGRQLSEDICAELQTGLKKHAKLPFGRASLSVDLSEGLIGAGGTLEVNFLLPLVLEPDLWAPIPGEQTVVNDPRVWMIKRTAVEYFPRGSSPWDTFLVGGYFSSNAVTRALRKVLEASVNWPAIGSMLECVVRPAVAPDKLKLEVWHEQIGLDITLCPRAEAGDKTLLAAPFGEPVQHLWQQNFHAVELSRLKELDGRDSGVRQRCLHLLKAAFGTQPCWRKLTTGHLSHVLLHLSGTEPDWSEAALADRFRGALEDLLRRLEEASLPCCFDGRINLLGPLSAEEIEEIGYLLYEALAEPDLWDGIGL; encoded by the exons ATGGAGGCGTTTGCCCCCAAGCGGAGGAACAGCGAAGGGACCGGCTTCGCCAGCCTGGTGGACTTCCTTCTGGCCAATGCCAGGGTGGTCTTGGGCGTCAGCGGGGCGGCCGTGCTGGCGCTGGCCACGCTGGCCGTGAAGCGG CTCATCGACCGCGCCACCAGCCCGccggacggggacggggacgagAAGGCCAAGCAGAAGTCCCTCGAAGAGAGCTGGCAGGAGCTGAGCTCGGCCCAGACGGCACCAAAACCGCCACACGCTTCGAGACGGGAAGCTCTGGAAGAGCCGCTGCTCTTGCCGGCCGGCAGCGGGCCGGGTCACG ACTCCGAGGACGCCCTTCCGCCTCCAGAGACGCTTCCGGCGGAAGTGAAGGCCCGCCTGTGCCTGACCCTTCAGGAAAAGCTCCTCGTGTGCTACCAGGACCGCGCCTCCGCCTCCGAGGCGGTCAGGACCCTGGGCAGGCAGCTGTCCGAAGACATCTGTGCCGAGCTGCAGACCGGCCTGAAGAAACACGCCAAGCTGCCCTTCGGCCGCGCCTCCCTTAGCGTCGACCTCTCCGAAGGGCTGATCGGGGCAGGAGGCACCCTGGAGGTcaactttctcctccctcttgtcCTGGAGCCCGACCTTTGGGCCCCGATCCCGGGGGAGCAGACGGTGGTGAACGACCCCCGCGTGTGGATGATCAAGCGGACGGCCGTGGAGTACTTCCCGCGCGGGAGCAGCCCGTGGGACACGTTCCTGGTGGGCGGGTATTTCTCCTCCAACGCCGTCACCAGAGCTCTCCGGAAGGTCCTGGAAGCCTCCGTCAACTGGCCGGCCATCGGGAGCATGCTGGAGTGCGTGGTCCGGCCCGCAGTGGCCCCCGACAAGCTCAAGCTGGAAGTCTGGCACGAGCAGATAGGCTTGGACATTACCCTCTGCCCGAGGGCAGAGGCCGGGGACAAAACTCTTCTCGCTGCGCCCTTTGGAGAGCCGGTGCAGCACCTGTGGCAGCAAAATTTCCACGCCGTGGAGCTCTCCAGACTGAAAGAGCTGGACGGCAGAGACTCCGGCGTCCGGCAGCGCTGTCTTCACCTCTTGAAGGCGGCCTTCGGAACGCAGCCCTGCTGGCGCAAGCTGACCACCGGCCACCTGAGCCACGTCCTCCTGCACCTGAGCGGAACGGAGCCCGATTGGTCCGAGGCGGCCCTGGCCGACCGCTTCCGGGGAGCCCTGGAAGATCTGCTCCGGCGGCTGGAGgaggcctccctcccttgctGTTTCGACGGCCGGATCAACCTCCTGGGCCCGCTGAGCGCCGAGGAGATCGAGGAGATCGGCTACCTGCTCTACGAAGCCCTCGCGGAACCGGACCTTTGGGACGGAATCGGCCTGTAA
- the FLII gene encoding protein flightless-1 homolog: protein MAATGVLPFIRGVDLSGNDFKGGYFPEHVKSMTSLRWLKLNRTGLCYLPEELSALQKLEHLSVSHNSLTTLHGELSGLPCLRAIVARANCLKNCGVPDDIFQLDDLSVLDLSYNQLTECPRELENAKNMLVLNLKHNSIDCIPNQLFINLTDLLYLDLSDNKLESLPPQMRRLVHLQTLILNNNPLLHAQLRQLPAMLALQTLHLRNTQRTQSNLPTSLEGLSNLADVDLSCNDLSRVPECLYTLSNLRRLNLSSNQIAELSLCIDQWTRLETLNLSRNQLTSLPSAVCKLTKLKKLYLNSNKLDFDGIPSGIGKLASLEEFMAANNNLELIPESLCRCAKLRKLVLNKNRLVTLPEAVHFLTDIEILDVRENPSLVMPPKPVDRTSEWYNIDFSLQNQLRLAGASPATVAAAGTGSSPKDPLARKMRLRRRKDSTQDDQAKQVLKGMSDVAQEKNKKMEENGDLKYTDLKTRRWDQSLEKPQLNYSEFFTEDVGQLPGVSVWQIENFVPVMVDETFHGKFYEADCYIVLKTLLDDNGALNWEIYYWIGQESTLDKKACAAIHAVNLRNYLGAECRTIREEMGDESDEFSQVFDHEISYIEGGSASGFFTVEDTQYITRLYRVYGKKNIKLEPVPLKAAALDPRFVFLLDHGLEIYIWRGSQATLSGTTKARLFAEKINKNERKGKAEIVLLSQTQETAEFWDVLGGQPEEIKPNVPEDFKAPRPKLYKVGLGLGYLELPQINYKLSVEHKKRPSVDLLPEMRLLQSLLDTKAVYILDCWSDVFIWIGHKSPRLVRAAALKLGQELCSMLHRPKHALVIRNLEGTECQVFKSKFKNWDDVLKVDYTRNAEAVQQVGGLSGKVQKDAEKKDQMKADLTALFLPRQPPMPLSEAEQLMEEWNEDLDGMEGFVLEGKKFARLPEEEFGHFHTQDCYVFLCRYWVPVENEEDEAKKKGTKGATEGEEAAEEEEEEEEEKQPEEDFQCVVYFWQGREASNMGWLTFTFSLQKKFESLFPGKLEVVRMTQQQENPKFLSHFKRKFIVHKGKRKARDTNLQPSLYHIRTNGSALCSRCIQINTDSSLLNAEFCFILKVPFESTDNQGIVYTWVGRAADPDEAKLAEDIMNHMFDDSYSKQVINEGEEPENFFWVGIGTQKPYDGDAEYMKYSRLFRCSNEKGYFAVSEKCSDFCQDDLADDDIMLLDNGREVYMWVGTQTSQVEIKLSLKACQVYIQHMRSKDPSRPRKLRLIRKGNEPPAFTRCFHAWSVFRKPPA from the exons ATGGCTGCCACGGGGGTGCTGCCCTTCATCCGCGGCGTCGACCTCAGCGGCAACGACTTCAAG GGAGGCTATTTTCCGGAGCATGTGAAGTCTATGACCAGCCTGCGATGGCTCAAGCTCAACCGGACGGGCCTGTGCTACTTGCCCGAGGAATTGTCTGCCCTCCAGAAATTG GAGCATCTCTCTGTGAGCCACAACAGCCTCACCACGCTCCATGGGGAGCTCTCCGGCCTGCCTTGCCTCCGG GCCATTGTCGCGAGGGCCAATTGTTTGAAGAACTGCGGCGTTCCCGATGACATCTTCCAGCTGGACGATCTCTCTGTGCTG GACCTGAGCTACAACCAGTTGACCGAATGTCCCCGGGAGCTGGAGAACGCCAAGAATATGCTGGTGCTCAACTTGAAGCATAACAG CATCGACTGCATCCCCAACCAGCTGTTTATCAACCTGACGGACCTGTTGTACTTGGACCTCAGCGACAACAAACTGGAGAGCCTCCCCCCGCAAATGCGGCGCCTGGTGCACCTCCAGACCCTGATCCTGAATAACAATCCGCTCCTGCACGCCCAGCTCAG ACAACTGCCCGCGATGCTCGCCTTGCAGACCCTCCACCTCCGGAACACGCAGCGTACCCAGAGCAACCTGCCCACCAGCCTGGAAGGGTTGAGCAACCTCGCAG ACGTGGACCTCTCCTGCAATGACCTGAGCCGCGTCCCCGAGTGCCTCTACACCTTGTCCAACCTCCGTCGCCTCAACCTGAGCAGCAACCAGATCGCCGAGCTGTCCCTCTGCATCGACCAGTGGACGCGGCTGGAGACCCTCAACCTCTCGCGAAACCAGCTCACCTCTCTGCCG TCAGCCGTCTGCAAGCTGACCAAACTGAAGAAGCTCTACCTGAATTCCAACAAGCTGGATTTCGACGGCATCCCTTCGGGCATCGGGAAGCTGGCCAGCTTGGAAGAATTCATGGCGGCCAACAACAACCTCGAACTCATCCCGGAGAGCCTCTGCCG GTGTGCCAAGCTCAGGAAACTGGTTTTAAACAAGAACCGGCTGGTCACCCTGCCCGAAGCCGTGCACTTCTTGACCGATATTGAG ATCCTGGACGTCCGCGAGAACCCCAGCCTGGTGATGCCCCCCAAGCCCGTGGACCGGACCTCCGAGTGGTACAACATCGACTTCTCCCTGCAGAACCAGCTCCGGCTGGCCGGCGCCTCTCCGGCGACCGTGGCAGCTGCCGGGACAG GGAGCAGCCCGAAGGATCCCCTGGCTCGGAAGATGCGCCTACGCCGGCGTAAAGACTCCACGCAGGACGACCAGGCGAAGCAGGTGCTGAAGGGGATGTCGGACGTGGCGcaggagaagaacaagaagatgGAG GAGAACGGGGACTTGAAGTACACTGACCTGAAGACCCGTCGCTGGGACCAGAGCCTGGAGAAGCCGCAGCTGAACTACTCCGAGTTCTTCACCGAGGACGTCGGGCAGCTGCCGGGCGTCTCCGTCTGGCAGATCGAGAACTTCGTGCCCGTCATGGTGGACGAGACTTTCCACGGGAAGTTCTACGAGGCAGATTGCTACATCGTCCTGAAG ACATTGCTAGATGATAACGGTGCCTTGAACTGGGAGATCTACTACTGGATCGGCCAGGAATCTACGCTCGATAAGAAGGCCTGTGCGGCCATCCACGCCGTCAACCTGCGGAACTACCTAGGGGCCGAGTGCCGGACCATCCGGGAGGAGATGGGGGACGAGAGCGACGAATTCAGCCAG GTCTTTGACCACGAGATCTCGTACATCGAAGGCGGCTCGGCCAGCGGCTTCTTCACGGTGGAAGACACTCAGTATATCACCAG GCTTTATCGGGTGTACGGCAAGAAGAATATCAAACTGGAACCGGTGCCCTTGAAGGCGGCTGCTTTGGACCCCCG GTTCGTCTTCCTGCTGGACCACGGCCTCGAGATCTACATCTGGAGAGGCAGCCAGGCTACTCTGAGCGGGACCACCAAAGCCAG gctctTTGCGGAGAAGATCAACAAGAACGAGCGTAAAGGGAAAGCGGAAATCGTCCTCCTTAGCCAGACGCAGGAGACAGCCGAGTTCTGGGACGTCCTCGGGGGGCAGCCGGAAGAGATCAAGCCCAATGTCCCAGAGGACTTCAAGGCCCCCAGACCCAAGCTCTATAAG GTCGGCTTGGGGCTGGGGTACCTGGAGCTGCCCCAAATCAACTACAAGCTCTCCGTCGAACACAAGAAGAGACCCAGCGTGGATCTACTCCCGGAGATGAGGCTG CTCCAGAGCTTACTGGACACCAAAGCCGTCTACATCTTGGACTGTTGGTCCGACGTCTTCATCTGGATCGGCCACAAGTCCCCTCGCCTGGTGCGGGCGGCCGCCCTGAAGCTGGGCCAGGAGCTGTGCAGCATGCTACACCGCCCCAAACACGCCCTGGTCATCCGCAACTTGGAGGGCACCGAATGCCAG GTCTTCAAGTCCAAATTCAAGAACTGGGACGACGTCTTGAAGGTCGACTACACCCGCAACGCCGAGGCGGTCCAGCAGGTGGGCGGCCTCTCTGGCAAGGTGCAGAAGGACGCGGAGAAGAAGGACCAGATGAAGGCCGACCTGACGGCCCTCTTCCTCCCCCGGCAGCCCCCCATGCCCCTCAGCGAG GCGGAACAGCTTATGGAAGAATGGAACGAAGACCTGGACGGCATGGAAGGCTTCGTGCTGGAAGGGAAGAAATTTGCCCGCCTGCCAGAGGAGGAATTCGGGCACTTCCACACCCAGGACTGCTATGTCTTCTTGTGCCG GTACTGGGTGCCTGTAGAGAACGAAGAAGACgaagcaaagaagaaggggacaaaggGGGCGACCGAAGGGGAGGAGGCcgctgaggaggaagaggaggaggaagaggagaagcagcCCGAGGAGGACTTCCAGTGCGTGGTGTACTTCTGGCAGGGGCGGGAGGCCTCCAACATGGGCTGGCTGACCTTCACCTTCAGCCTCCAGAAGAAATTTGAGAGCCTTTTTCCCGGCAAGCTGGAG GTCGTCCGCATGACCCAGCAGCAGGAGAACCCCAAGTTCCTCTCCCACTTCAAGCGGAAGTTCATCGTCCACAAGGGGAAGAGGAAAGCCCGGGACACCAACCTCCAGCCCAGCCTCTACCACATCCGGACAAACGGAAGCGCCCTCTGCTCCCG CTGCATCCAGATCAACACCGATTCCAGCCTGCTGAACGCGGAATTCTGCTTCATCTTGAAG GTCCCCTTTGAGAGCACCGACAATCAGGGCATCGTCTACACCTGGGTGGGGCGAGCCGCCGACCCAGACGAAGCCAAGCTGGCGGAGGACATCATGAACCATATGTTTGACGACTCCTACAGCAAGCAG GTGATCAACGAAGGAGAGGAGCCGGAAAACTTCTTCTGGGTCGGCATCGGCACGCAGAAACCCTACGACGGGGACGCAGAGTACATGAAGTACTCCCGGCTCTTCAG